Proteins from a genomic interval of Micromonospora sp. NBC_00389:
- a CDS encoding MFS transporter, protein MSHGSKRWWALGLIALAQFMVIMDTSIIGVALPRMQADLGFSPENLSWVFNAYVVAFGGLLLLGGRLSDLFGARRVFTAGWVILLVGSAAAGLADSVAVELAARATQGAGAALIAPSALTLLMMLFGAEPRELTRALALYGAAAPAGGTAGVFLGGVITEYVNWPWVFYINIPIALLAVLATPALMPAGGARRGSLDVAGALTVTAGLGAAVYAIVRAPEVGWTSAQTWMVLAGAVVALAAFLAIQAARREPLMRLSIFRAPNLAAANVAQLLLGAAWIPMWFYLNLYLQQVLGYSAFPSGAALLPMTILIMVGMIGLAPRAINRFGPKPLVVTGLAVLAAGLGWLALIRPDGTFLADVLPASLVAALGMSLAFIPSLGTAISSARPEEGGLASGIVNTSYQVGSALGLAAMTAVAASYGADRLDDLTALTDGYSAAFIGAGVIAAAGAGIAAITLRTAAPRPQNTADAEAARVH, encoded by the coding sequence TACCTCGGATGCAGGCCGATCTCGGCTTCTCGCCGGAGAACCTGTCCTGGGTATTCAACGCCTACGTCGTCGCCTTCGGCGGCCTTCTGCTGCTCGGTGGCCGGCTGTCCGACCTGTTCGGCGCCCGACGCGTGTTCACCGCCGGCTGGGTGATCCTCCTGGTCGGCTCGGCCGCGGCAGGCCTGGCCGACAGCGTCGCTGTGGAGCTGGCCGCCCGCGCCACCCAGGGCGCCGGCGCCGCCCTCATCGCACCCTCAGCGCTGACCCTGCTGATGATGCTCTTCGGCGCCGAGCCGCGAGAACTCACCAGAGCCCTGGCCCTCTACGGGGCCGCCGCACCCGCCGGTGGCACTGCCGGCGTCTTCCTCGGCGGCGTCATCACCGAGTACGTCAACTGGCCCTGGGTGTTCTACATCAACATCCCGATCGCCCTGCTCGCCGTCCTCGCCACCCCGGCGCTGATGCCGGCCGGCGGCGCCCGCCGCGGCTCCCTCGACGTCGCCGGGGCGCTCACCGTCACCGCCGGTCTCGGCGCCGCCGTCTACGCCATCGTTCGCGCTCCCGAGGTCGGCTGGACCTCTGCCCAGACGTGGATGGTCCTCGCCGGCGCCGTCGTCGCGCTGGCGGCGTTCCTCGCCATCCAGGCGGCCCGTCGTGAGCCGCTGATGCGGCTATCCATCTTCCGCGCCCCGAACCTCGCCGCCGCCAATGTCGCCCAACTGCTGCTCGGCGCGGCGTGGATTCCGATGTGGTTCTACCTCAACCTGTACCTGCAGCAGGTCCTCGGCTACAGCGCCTTCCCCAGCGGCGCCGCGCTGCTGCCGATGACCATCCTCATCATGGTCGGAATGATCGGCCTGGCTCCGCGCGCCATCAACCGGTTCGGCCCCAAGCCCCTGGTGGTGACCGGCCTCGCGGTCCTCGCCGCCGGCCTCGGATGGCTCGCCCTGATCCGTCCCGACGGCACGTTCCTCGCCGACGTCCTGCCCGCGTCACTTGTCGCGGCACTGGGCATGTCGCTCGCCTTCATTCCATCCCTCGGCACGGCGATTTCCAGCGCTCGCCCAGAGGAAGGCGGACTGGCCTCCGGCATCGTCAACACCAGCTACCAGGTCGGCTCCGCCCTCGGTTTGGCCGCCATGACCGCGGTCGCCGCCTCGTACGGGGCCGACCGGCTCGACGATCTGACGGCCTTGACCGACGGCTACTCCGCCGCCTTCATCGGCGCCGGCGTCATCGCCGCTGCCGGAGCTGGCATCGCCGCGATCACCCTACGCACCGCCGCGCCCCGTCCGCAGAACACCGCCGACGCCGAAGCCGCCCGCGTCCACTGA